A stretch of Synechococcus sp. WH 8020 DNA encodes these proteins:
- the recN gene encoding DNA repair protein RecN: MLTGLRLDNIALIERLELAFEHGLSVLTGETGAGKSLLLDALDALLGGMQGTSAGRLVRTGCDRAVIEATFTPDDAARRWLLEHQLDDDGGDLVLSREWRRQDERLSSRSRLNGTVVNRQQLLQLRPLLIDLTVQGQTQQLAYSGQQRRWIDRLGGEPLAQCLLTVRESWQVWQNCHAEVLKVETDQRRLLEQQEEQDALLMELEAAFLDDPAEIQQLEQEQDRLVHGVRLLEGLGVLIGRLQDGAEQAPSALDHLTACCHELQQLQTLDASLNVSAERCLDMEAGLLDLIRGLEVYGASLESDPERLGVLQDRLALLKRLERRYGVELRVLIERRDAIRDQNAAGGADAALEVLRHQEQEARKHRDCCNQSLTMLRQASAASLEERLMTHLRPMGLENVRFRVDFSAVEPMDLGADAICFLFSANPGQPLAPLAEVASGGEMSRFLLALKTCLADVDGSSTLLFDEIDSGVSGRVSGEMANLLRTMAKHRQVFCVTHQPLVAAAADHHFRVSKEVVDGETRSRVSHLRDTQARRQELAELAGGDFDDAQAYAASLLEQRAA; the protein is encoded by the coding sequence GTTTGAACACGGTCTTTCTGTGTTGACCGGTGAGACTGGTGCAGGCAAGTCACTCTTATTAGATGCACTCGACGCCCTACTGGGCGGCATGCAGGGAACGTCTGCGGGTCGGTTGGTGCGGACGGGTTGTGATCGCGCGGTGATTGAAGCAACGTTCACCCCGGACGATGCTGCGCGGCGGTGGCTTTTAGAGCATCAACTCGATGATGACGGCGGCGATTTGGTTTTGTCGCGGGAGTGGCGACGTCAGGACGAACGCTTGAGCAGCCGCTCACGACTGAATGGCACTGTTGTGAACCGGCAGCAATTGCTTCAGCTCAGGCCTTTGTTGATCGATCTCACGGTGCAGGGCCAAACCCAGCAGCTTGCTTATTCGGGTCAGCAACGTCGTTGGATCGATCGACTGGGAGGTGAGCCGCTCGCTCAGTGTCTACTAACCGTGCGTGAGTCTTGGCAGGTTTGGCAAAACTGTCATGCCGAGGTGTTGAAGGTTGAGACCGATCAACGTCGTCTTCTGGAACAGCAGGAGGAACAAGACGCGTTGTTGATGGAACTCGAGGCCGCTTTCCTTGACGATCCCGCTGAAATTCAACAGCTGGAACAAGAGCAAGACCGTTTGGTTCATGGCGTGCGCTTGCTCGAAGGTCTTGGTGTGTTGATTGGCCGGCTTCAAGACGGCGCTGAACAGGCTCCATCGGCATTGGATCACCTCACGGCCTGTTGCCACGAGCTGCAGCAATTGCAGACCCTTGACGCTTCATTGAACGTGTCTGCTGAGAGATGCCTGGATATGGAGGCTGGTTTGCTCGATTTAATTCGGGGTCTTGAAGTGTATGGGGCGTCTTTAGAAAGCGATCCAGAACGATTGGGTGTGCTGCAGGATCGGCTCGCTTTGCTGAAACGCTTGGAGCGGCGTTACGGCGTTGAACTGAGGGTGTTGATCGAGCGGCGCGATGCCATTCGCGATCAAAACGCAGCCGGTGGTGCCGATGCGGCTTTGGAGGTGTTGCGCCACCAGGAACAGGAGGCTCGCAAGCATCGGGATTGCTGCAACCAGTCGCTCACGATGTTGCGACAAGCTTCCGCAGCGAGCTTGGAGGAGCGATTGATGACCCATTTGCGGCCGATGGGCCTTGAAAATGTGCGCTTTCGGGTGGATTTTTCTGCCGTTGAGCCGATGGATCTAGGCGCCGATGCCATTTGTTTTTTGTTTTCGGCGAATCCAGGTCAGCCCCTTGCTCCCTTAGCCGAGGTGGCCTCAGGAGGGGAGATGTCGCGTTTTCTGTTGGCTCTTAAAACCTGTTTGGCGGATGTGGATGGTTCCAGCACCTTGTTGTTCGACGAGATCGACAGTGGTGTGAGTGGTCGCGTCAGTGGAGAGATGGCCAACTTGCTGCGAACGATGGCCAAGCATCGCCAGGTGTTTTGTGTGACCCATCAACCGTTAGTAGCCGCAGCAGCAGATCATCACTTTCGCGTCAGTAAGGAGGTGGTGGATGGAGAAACACGCTCGCGAGTGTCCCATCTGCGGGACACTCAGGCCAGACGCCAAGAATTGGCTGAATTGGCTGGTGGGGATTTTGATGACGCTCAGGCGTATGCGGCGAGTTTGCTGGAGCAGCGAGCAGCCTGA